The Cellulomonas flavigena DSM 20109 DNA segment ACCTCGAGCCCGGTGAGCGCTACCGGACCGTGGCCCGCACCACACGCCAGGTGCTGGCCGTGCGGCACGCGCGCAGCGACGAGCTCGCCACCGCGGCGGTCCGCCGGGCGCTCGACGCTCTGCCGGCCGACCGCCCCAGCCACGTGCGCCTGCGCGACCTGCTCATGCCGGTGTGGGCCGAGGTCTACCACGAGCTGGTGTTCGACGAGCCGTGCCCGCCCGCGGCCCGTGCCCTGGTCGTGGGCAACGCCGACGACGTCGTCACCGCCCTGAAGTGCACGGGGCTGCGGCACATGGACCGCCGCGCGCGTCTCACGCGCTACCTGCGCGCACGCGTCGAGGACGGCACGTGCCCCGTCGTGCTGCCGCCGCCCTTCACCGCCCAGGAGACGGCCTGGTACCTGCAGGGCGCGTTCTTCAACACCGCCGTCGTGCAGATGTCCGAGGCGGCCGCGCACGTGCTGCTGTGCGCCGGCGCGTACCCTCCCGCCCGGTCGCTGGTCGACGACGACGACGCGCTCGACCGGGTCGTCGACGAGACGCTGCGCGTGCACCCGCTGTTCGGCGTCGCGCACCGGATCACGTCGGCCCCCATCGAGGTCGGGGACGTCACGCTGCCCTCCGGGTCGGTGCTGCTGTTCAACTACCTCGCGTACCAGCGCACCGGTGCGGCGGGCGACGACGTGTTCGACCCCGAGCGCTGGCGGACGCTGCGTCACCACGACGCGCACTTCGTGCCGTTCGGGGTCACGGCCAACCGGGCGTGCCCCGCCCGCGGGTCGGCCCCGGTGATGCTGCGCGCGGTGCTGCGCGAGGTCCTGCGCCGGTACGACGTGACGCCGACCGGCGCGCACACGCGCTCGATGCCCAACCGTGGGCCGGCGTTCCTCACGCCCGTCGGCGCACCCTCGCCGTCCCGCGCGCGCGTGGCCGCCCTGCGCCTGGGCGACCGGTGGTCGGACGTCGGCCGCTCCCTCACCCAGCTCGCCCTCGGCACCGTCATGGTGCTCGAGGCCCGCCGCCTCAAGCCGTGCAGCACCTACTTCTCGGAGGCCCGCGCATGAGTCCTGTCGAGCTCGCACCGCGCTTCTTCCTCGCGGTCGTCGTCATCCTGCTGGTCTGCCGTGGCGTGTCGTGGCTGCTGGGACGCGTCGGGCAGCCCCCGGTCGTCGGCGAGATGGTCGCCGGCGTGCTCCTGGGGCCCTCGCTGCTCGGGCTCGTCCTGCCGTCCTGGCAGGAGTCGCTGTTCCCGTCCGATCTGCGGCCCGTCCTGTTCGTCGTCGGGCAGATCGGCCTGGTGCTGCTGATGTTCCACGCCGGGTACGCGTTCACGGCGCGGTCGGACGGCCTGGCGGGCACCGCTGCGGTCGTGTCGCTCGCGGGTGTCACGGGGCCGCTCGTCCTGGGCGTGGGGCTCGTGCTCGTCGCCGCCGGCCACGTGCCCCTCGCACCGCCGGGCGTGCCCGTCGGCGTCGTCGCCGCCTTCGTGGGCGTCGCGCTGGCCATCACCGCGTTCCCCATGCTCGCGCGGATCATCACGGAGCGCGGCCAGGCCGGCACCCGGCACGGCGCGATCGCGCTCGCGAGCGGCGCCGTCGACGACGTCGTCGCGTGGGTGCTGCTCGCGGTCGTGCTGGCGGTGGCGTCCGGCAGCGCGGGCCCGGCGCTCGTGACGGTGGTCGGGGCACTGGTGTTCGTCGCGCTGATCCGGTTCGTGGCGCGCCCCGGGGTGGCGCGGCTCATGGCCTCGGCGCGCGCCGACGACCACAGCCGCCTGCTCGGCACGGTCGCGATCCTCTTCGCCGCCGCGTGGTTCACCGACGAGATCGGGCTGTACGCCGTGTTCGGCGCGTTCGCGCTCGGGCTCGCGGTACCGCGCGTGCCGGCCGCCGACCGGGTCGTCGGCTCGCTCACCCCCGTCACGGGGGTGCTGGTGCCGATGTTCTTCACGTACTCGGGCCTGAACACGCAGTTCGGGCTCTTCACCGACCCGGCCGTGCTGGTGTTCGCCGCCGCGGCGGTGCTGCTCGCGATCGCGGGGAAGTTCGGCGCGTGCTGGGTCGCCGCGCGGCGCCGGGGCGAGCCGCAGGGTGTCGCGCTGCGCGTCGCCTCCCTGATGAACGCCCGCGGGCTCATGCAGCTCATCGCCCTCAACATCGGGCTCGAGGCCGGTCTGGTCGGGCCGTCCCTGTTCACCGTCCTCGTCCTCGTCGCGCTCGTCACCACCGTCATGACGAGCCCGCTGCTGTCCTGGGTCGAGCGCCGGCACCCGCTGCCGGACCGCGCCGACGACGACGCCGCCCGGATCCCGTCCGAACCGGTTCGAGCGACATCGTGACCGCGAAGGTGTTACTCAAGTCACACCAGGTGTGCCACAGTCAGGACATGCCTGGACGACCGCACCGGCTCCTCGTGGTCGAGGACGACCGTGAGCTCAACGACACGCTCACCGAGGTCCTCACCGACGAGGGATACGTCGTCGACCAGGCCCGCGACGGCCAGCGCGGCCTCCACCTGGGCCTGACCCGTCCGTACGACGTGCTCGTGGTCGACCGGCGCCTGCCCGCCGTCGACGGGCTCGACATGCTCGTGCGGCTGCGCTCGCGCGCCGTCAGTGCCCGTGCACTGGTGCTCACGGCCCTCGGCACCGTCGCCGACCGTGTCGCCGGTCTCGACGCCGGGGCCGACGACTACCTCGCCAAGCCGTTCGAGCTCGACGAGCTCAGCGCGCGCATCCGGGCCCTGTGCCGCCGCGTCGACGAGGCTGACACGCACCTCACGCTCGGGGACGACTGCATGCTCGACCTCGTCACACGCGAGGTCGTGCAGTCCGACGGGTCGCGCGTCGAGCTGTCGGCGCGCGAGCACGCCCTCCTGCGCGCGCTCGCCGAGAACCCGCGCGCCGTGCACACACGGCGTGAGCTGCGCCGCACCGTCTTCGCCGACACCGAGGCCGCGTCGATCGTCGACACGTACGTGTACTACCTGCGGCGCAAGCTCGGGCGCGAGGCGGTCGCGACCGTGCACGGCACCGGGTACCGGCTGGGCTCGCTGTGAACCCCACGCCCGAGGAGCGGGTGGTCCGCCGCGCACGGCTGCGCATCGGGTCGCTCGTCGGCCTCGTCATCGCGGCCCTCCTCGGGCTCGCGGGCGCGATCTCGTACGGTCTGCTGCTGCACAGCCAGGAGCGGCAGATCGCGGGCGAGCTCGCCTGGGGCGTCGAGCACGGCACGATCGCGGGGCCGCCGGCGTGCAGCTGGATCTTCACCTCCGACGGGACCTCGGTCGACACGGGCGTCACCGTGCCGCCCGACGGTTTCCCCCTCCGCGACGCGATCACGCAGGTCGCGGCCACGGGTGTCCCTCAGGAGACGACGGTCGCGCAGGACGGCACGGTCTACCACGTCCGCACCGCCGTGCGCGGCGACGAGGTCGTGCAGGCCGTGTTCGACGCGCGCTTCCAGCTCGCCGACCGC contains these protein-coding regions:
- a CDS encoding cytochrome P450, with the protein product MSGAVLAVAAGALVAAAVWTLPRWLPPTVVRLRERVFAAVNGTEGVSVPGPLVGAEHFEDVYAHPAADGRSAGAGLSDLFWYWLAPGAHMHQEHLEPGERYRTVARTTRQVLAVRHARSDELATAAVRRALDALPADRPSHVRLRDLLMPVWAEVYHELVFDEPCPPAARALVVGNADDVVTALKCTGLRHMDRRARLTRYLRARVEDGTCPVVLPPPFTAQETAWYLQGAFFNTAVVQMSEAAAHVLLCAGAYPPARSLVDDDDALDRVVDETLRVHPLFGVAHRITSAPIEVGDVTLPSGSVLLFNYLAYQRTGAAGDDVFDPERWRTLRHHDAHFVPFGVTANRACPARGSAPVMLRAVLREVLRRYDVTPTGAHTRSMPNRGPAFLTPVGAPSPSRARVAALRLGDRWSDVGRSLTQLALGTVMVLEARRLKPCSTYFSEARA
- a CDS encoding cation:proton antiporter, which encodes MSPVELAPRFFLAVVVILLVCRGVSWLLGRVGQPPVVGEMVAGVLLGPSLLGLVLPSWQESLFPSDLRPVLFVVGQIGLVLLMFHAGYAFTARSDGLAGTAAVVSLAGVTGPLVLGVGLVLVAAGHVPLAPPGVPVGVVAAFVGVALAITAFPMLARIITERGQAGTRHGAIALASGAVDDVVAWVLLAVVLAVASGSAGPALVTVVGALVFVALIRFVARPGVARLMASARADDHSRLLGTVAILFAAAWFTDEIGLYAVFGAFALGLAVPRVPAADRVVGSLTPVTGVLVPMFFTYSGLNTQFGLFTDPAVLVFAAAAVLLAIAGKFGACWVAARRRGEPQGVALRVASLMNARGLMQLIALNIGLEAGLVGPSLFTVLVLVALVTTVMTSPLLSWVERRHPLPDRADDDAARIPSEPVRATS
- a CDS encoding response regulator transcription factor; the encoded protein is MPGRPHRLLVVEDDRELNDTLTEVLTDEGYVVDQARDGQRGLHLGLTRPYDVLVVDRRLPAVDGLDMLVRLRSRAVSARALVLTALGTVADRVAGLDAGADDYLAKPFELDELSARIRALCRRVDEADTHLTLGDDCMLDLVTREVVQSDGSRVELSAREHALLRALAENPRAVHTRRELRRTVFADTEAASIVDTYVYYLRRKLGREAVATVHGTGYRLGSL